One genomic segment of Panicum virgatum strain AP13 chromosome 2N, P.virgatum_v5, whole genome shotgun sequence includes these proteins:
- the LOC120661875 gene encoding alcohol dehydrogenase-like 2, giving the protein MEHNSIARPIRCKAAVCKAAGEPLEMEEVEVAPPRAHEVRVKIVCTSLCHTDITFWRMKDGPSMFPCILGHEAVGVVESVGEQVQEVAVGDTVVPVFLAQCGECADCLSPRSNLCSALPYRPGMPRDGTTRFSLAASGEPVHNFLSVSSFAEYTVVDVAHVVRLGGDALPPEQACLLGCGVPCIAGVGAAWKVAAVEPDSTVAVFGLGAVGLAVAQGSKMRGATRIIGVDVNPDKFEIGKKLGVTEFVNPNDIGEQTVSEVIKEMTGGAGADYCFECIGSVSVMAEAFKSSRIGWGKTVVLGVDGSAAPISIPSFDIMRGRSVVGSYFGGIKPKDDIPVLANKCLHKELELDEFITHRMGFDDINRAFDLLAQVQCLRCIIWMDGAEQKAGA; this is encoded by the exons ATGGAGCACAACAGCATCGCCAGGCCGATCAGATGCAAAG CGGCGGTGTGCAAGGCGGCCGGGGAGCCGctggagatggaggaggtggaggtggcgccgccgcgggcgcacgAGGTCCGCGTCAAGATCGTCTGCACCTCGCTCTGCCACACCGACATCACCTTCTGGCGCATGAAG GATGGCCCGAGCATGTTTCCGTGCATCCTGGGGCATGAAGCCGTCGG CGTGGTGGAGAGCGTCGGGGAGCAGGTGCAGGAGGTGGCCGTGGGCGACACGGTGGTGCCGGTGTTCCTGGCGCAGTGCGGGGAGTGCGCCGACTGCCTCTCCCCCCGCAGCAACCTCTGCTCCGCTCTGCCGTACCGCCCCGGCATGCCGCGGGACGGCACGACGCGCTTCTCGCTCGCCGCCTCCGGCGAGCCCGTCCACAACTTCCTGTCCGTCTCCAGCTTCGCCGAGTACACCGTCGTCGACGTCGCGCACGTCGTCAGGCTCGGCGGCGACGCCCTGCCGCCGGAGCAGGCGTGCCTGCTCGGCTGCGG TGTTCCATGCATTGCAGGGGTTGGTGCGGCTTggaaggtggcggcggtggagcccgACTCGACGGTGGCCGTCTTCGGACTGGGAGCTGTCGGGCTAGCG GTAGCGCAAGGGTCAAAGATGCGCGGGGCCACGAGGATCATCGGGGTAGACGTGAACCCTGACAAGTTCGAGATCG GCAAGAAGCTGGGGGTCACCGAGTTCGTCAACCCGAACGACATCGGAGAGCAGACCGTGAGCGAG GTCATCAAGGAGATgacgggcggcgcaggggccgACTACTGCTTCGAGTGCATCGGCTCGGTTTCAGTCATGGCGGAGGCCTTCAAAAGCTCCCGGATA GGCTGGGGGAAGACGGTGGTCCTGGGCGTGGACGGCAGCGCGGCGCCCATCAGCATACCGTCGTTCGACATCATGAGGGGCCGGTCCGTCGTCGGCTCCTACTTCGGCGGGATCAAGCCCAAGGACGACATCCCCGTGCTGGCAAACAAGTGCCTCCACaag gagctggagctggacgaGTTCATCACGCACCGAATGGGCTTCGACGACATCAACCGCGCGTTCGACCTGCTCGCGCAGGTTCAGTGCCTCCGCTGCATCATCTGGATGGACGGCGCCGAGCAGAAGGCCGGCGCGTga